ACTCCGCCACCGCGGCGTCGGCTTTGCCGCTCTGGAGTAACGCGAGAGCCAGATTGTTGTGAAATTCAGGATTTGCCGGCTGCAGCTCAAGACTCTTGTGAAAGGCGGCGATGGCTTTGTCTGTTTCCCCGACACGCTGTGCCAGCAACCCGTACTGCGTCTGGTATTGCGCTGACTTCGGATTCAGCTCGGCCGCTTTCTGAAAGTGTTTCAGCGCTTCCTGCTGCTGCTTTTGCTCCATCAACAGCATTCCAAGGTAGTACTGCGCAACGTCGTCGTTGGGATTGAGTTCCACCGCCCGGCGCAGGTGCGACTCCGCCTCGTCCAGAGCTCCCTGCTGATAACGCAGAACACCCAGACGCAAAAACCCCGGTTCATATTTCGAATCCAATCTGACCGATTCTGCAAAATGGGAGGCGGCCTCATCGGCTCGTCCCTGCTGTATCAGGACCACACCCAATTGATCGTGTAAATCGGGACGCTGGGGCGCAATCTTCACTGCCGAGCTGAGTTCCTCGGTTGCCTCCTGGAGTTGACCAGCCGAACTGTAGGTCCGGCCCAAGGCTGCATGCACATCAGGATTGCGTGGTTCCAAAGCGATGGCCTTTTGCAGTGACTCGATGGCCCAGTGGATTTGCCCTTGTTGCGCCAGCGCCATGCCCAGGTTGGCGTGCGCCTCGGCGAGGCGAGGGTTCAGCACGATAGCTTTACGGAGGTGGGTGATAGCGGGCTCAGCTTCTCCCTGCGCCAGCAGCACCGAACCGAGGTAGTTTTGTGCCCGTGCGTTGCCGGGCGCTAATTTCACCGCCTCTTCAAAGGCGGCTCGAGCCGCTTTAAGGTCTTTCCCAGCCAGTGCCGCCATTCCCCGACTTAAAGCGGCATCCGCCCGCGAGGTGGTTTGCGCCTGGCTGAATTCAGGCGATCCC
Above is a genomic segment from Terriglobales bacterium containing:
- a CDS encoding tetratricopeptide repeat protein, whose protein sequence is MAPNPHAVVARSERAVRFLSTLKSGRIKTSWIWICALLAYSLASGSPEFSQAQTTSRADAALSRGMAALAGKDLKAARAAFEEAVKLAPGNARAQNYLGSVLLAQGEAEPAITHLRKAIVLNPRLAEAHANLGMALAQQGQIHWAIESLQKAIALEPRNPDVHAALGRTYSSAGQLQEATEELSSAVKIAPQRPDLHDQLGVVLIQQGRADEAASHFAESVRLDSKYEPGFLRLGVLRYQQGALDEAESHLRRAVELNPNDDVAQYYLGMLLMEQKQQQEALKHFQKAAELNPKSAQYQTQYGLLAQRVGETDKAIAAFHKSLELQPANPEFHNNLALALLQSGKADAAVAEFREALRLRPDDAGFRANLGTAFLQKSDFDAAIEQFRSALQMAPDRADLHYNLGLALKLKDQLPEAIAEFKKALDLDPNLSDANYTLGVTLWQKGDFPEAAAALRAAIAARPDYAEAHYTLGTVLKQMNKLPEAAAELREAIRLQPDFLGAHTNLAAVLQQMGDPSGAAEQRKTASEIMKSKTNLQGATFNTNSGIRLLNMGDIDGAIAQFESAIRLAPDYAPAHYQLALALKRKGRSDEAQTEFLKAEKLDPSLQPPPH